From the Vicinamibacterales bacterium genome, the window GTCGCCGTGTCGAACTCCGCGGTCCCGGCATCGAGTTCGGCCGCGAGCACGGCCATCCGATCGATTTGCGATTTCGTCGGCCGGCCATCGAAGCCGTTGACGTTGCCGTACAGCGTCCCGAGTTCCTCGCGAAGCCGCTCGTCGCCCGAGATGCCCTCGCCCTTGCTGGTCGCGACGAGCGCCGTGCGCTGCTTCTCCATCCGTGCCGCGTACGCCTCCAGACGCTTGCGCATCGGATCGGCGGCCGCCAGCTTCGAGGCGCGGGCAGTCGCCTGATCGCGGGCGTCCGTGATGCCCTCGATGACGTACGTCGATCGCTCGACGAGCGCGAAGAGCTTGCCGACAACCTCGCCTTGCACCTGACGACCGGCGGCCGTCGCCTTCGATCGCGGGTCGGACACGAGGCGGATCTGCGTGGTGTACGCGTCCTTGCCCTTGATCAACCTGACCGTGTAGGTGCCCTCTGGCGCCCGTGGCCCCATCAGCGCGTAGAGGTTCGGGATGATCCCCGACCCCGCCGCGAACTGCGGCGGCTTGGACCGCATCGGCCATTCGACGCGATTGATGCCCTTGCGTTTGCCGCCCTGAATCGACGCCAGGAGCTTGCCGGTCGAATCGGACACCTCGATCCTCAGATCGCCGAACAGGTGGCGCTTCTTCAGATAGTAGGTGATGAACGCCGCCTCGGACGGGCTCTGACCCACGAACTCGCCGTCGCCGTTGAAGCCGAAGTCCATCGACCCGTTGACCATCACCTGCGGCCTCACGTCGAGGAACGCGGCATCGGCATCGAGGATCGCCGGCGTCAGCTTCCTGAGCGGCGTGATGTCGTCGATGACGTACAACGATCGCCCGTGCGTCGCGAGGATGACGTCGTGGTCGCGGGGATGGATGGCGATGTCGCGCACGGCCACGTTGGCCAGACCGGACGAGTACTGCCCCCACTGCCGGCCGCCATCCACGGAGATGAACAGGCCGAACTCGGTGCCGACGAACAGGAGGTCTCGGTTGACGAGGTCCTCCTTGACCACATGGACATAGCCCTTCAGGTCTGGCGTCGCCAGCGCCTGCCAGGTCTTGCCAAGGTCGGTTGTCCGGAACACGTACGACTTCAAGTCACCGGTCATGTGGCCGTCGAAGGTCACGTAGGCGGCGGCCTCGCCGAAGTGGCTCGGCTCGACACTGCTCACCCACGTGTTCCTGGGCAGACCCGGCACGTGGGCCACCACGTTGGTCCAGGTCTTCCCGCCGTCGCTCGTCACCTGCAGGTTCCCGTCGTCGGTCCCGACCCAGATCACGCTGCCGTTGCTCGGCGACTCGCCGATCGCGAAGATCGTGCAGTGGTTCTCCGCGGTGGAGTTGTCCGGTGTGAGGCCGCCCGAGTCCGTCTGCTGCTGCTTCGCCGGATCGTTGGTCGTGAGGTCCGGCGAGGTCCGCTCCCACGATTCGCCCTTGTCGCTCGATCGGAAGAGGAACTGCGCCGCGTAGTACATCGTCCCCGACTTGGTCGGGCTCATGTGAATCGGCGTGTTCCAGTTGAAGCGATACTTCGGCTCGCCCTTCTGTGGCGAGGGGCTGATGTCCTTGCTCTCGAGCGTCGAGCGCCGGATCCGAAAGAGGTTTCCGCCCTGGATCTCGTCGTAGATGGTGTCGGTGTCGGTGGGATCCGCGAACGCCCAGAACCCGTCGCCGCCCGACAGCGACTGCCACAGCCGATTCGGAATCCCGCCCGATCGTCGCGACGGCCCGAACCACGAACTGTTGTCCTGGAGGCCGCCGTAGACGTTGAACGGGAACTCCATGTCGAAGCTCACGTGGTAGAACTGCCCGACCGGCAGGCTGCCGACGAACCGCCAGGTGGCCCCGCGGTCCTGCGACACGTATACGCCGCCGTCGGTGCCGGCCAGCAACTGCTCGGTGTTCTTCGGGTTCACCCAGAAGTCGTGCACGTCCGAGTGGTAACTGCTCCCGTACATGCCCATGCCGCCCAGCCCGCTGAACGTCTTGCCGCCGTCGTTGCTGACCGCGGCGATCTGCCCCATCTTGTAGATGCGGTGAGGGTTCAGGGGGTCGACGAGCATCCGTGAGAAGTAGAACGGCCGCGAGTTGACGAGACTCGAGTCGTTGACCTGCGTCCACGTCTCACCGTGGTCGTCCGAGCGGTAGAGCGCGGTCTTCTTCGCTTCGACAGTCGCGTACACGATGTTCGGCTTGGACGGGGAGATGGCAATCGCGATGCGCCCGAGGTCTCCGGCCGGCATCCCGTTCTTGATGGGCTGCCACGTGGAGCCGCCGTCGGTCGAGCGATAGAAACCGCTCTTCGGGCCGCCTGAGGTGAAGAAGTACGGCGTGCGGCGCATCTGCCACATGCCGGCGTACATGGTGTTCGGGGACTCGGGATCCATGGCGAGATCGCCGCATCCGACATCCGGCGCCACATACAGCACCTTGTCCCACGACGTGCCGCCGTCCTTCGTGCGGTACACGCCGCGGTCCGCATGGTCGTCGTACAGGTGACCAGTGGCGCAGACGAACACCGTGCTCGCGTCCTTCGGGTGGACGATGATGCGCGCGATGCGCTCGGTGTCGGCCAAGCCGAGCCTCGACCAGTTCTCGCCCCCGTCGGTCGACCGGTACACGCCGTCGCCCACCGACACGCTGTTGCGAACCCATGTCTCGCCCGTGCCGACCCAGAGCGTCTTCGGGTTCGACGGGTCGATGGCGATCGCACCGATCGACTGGTTGTACTTGTCGAAGATCGGCTTGAACTGCAGCCCTCCGTCAACCGACTTCCAGAGGCCGCCGCCTGCGGTGCCCGCGTAGACCGTGAGACGGTCACCAGCAACGGCCTCGATCGCGGCCACGCGACCGCTCATCGACGCCGGGCCGATCGGCCGCGCTTCCAATCCTCCGAACGTGTCCCCATCAATCTTGACGCCCTGCGCCCCCACCGCCGCCGACACGCAGAGCATCGCACCGAGCACCAAAAAGGCGCATCGCAACGAGTGCATCATGTCAGGCTCCTGTTGTCGGGCTACTGTTTGGCCGCCGTGGGCATCTTGAACCGGGCGCCGTCGATCGGCACGTTCAGCTCGGCTTTCTGGATCGTCATCTTCATCTTCTGCGGGCTGCCCTTCGCGCCCTGTTCGACGGCGAAGGGGATCATGATGCCGTTGACCTCCTTGTAGTCGCCGATCGTGCTCTGGCTCTCGATCTCGGTTCCGCGAACCGTCGTCTTGCCTTCGGTCCTGATCTCGAGGTACTGGTCCGCGTCGAGATAGAGGTACCGGGTGTCACCGTTCTTCAGCGTGACCTTGAGCTTCCAGGCGTCGCTGCCCTCGACCTTCTCCTTGCCGATGAGCTCGACCTTGTGTCCCTTGACCTTGTAGTCCACGAGGGGGCCGTCGAAGTCGGCCTGCTCCTCGACCTGCTTGAGCTGGTCTTCGGGCATCGGCTCGGCGTCCTTCCGCCCGCCGAACGGCATGATCTGCCAGCCCGTCTTGCCGTCGTAGGCCTGGCTGCCGGTCATCCCCTGGATGGTGAAGTCGGTGCGCACCAGATTCGGCCGCTTCTGCTCGACGACGAACGGCGCCTCCATGCCGGGCCCGACCGTCATCGTGCCCGTCAACCGGATGGTCTGCACGGCCTTGAGCTTGTCGGCCCCACCGCGGGCCTGCAGGTTCTTGGCAAGAATCTCATCCAGCGTCTGCGCCGACGCGGGAATGGCCACGAGGGCGCCGAGAGCAAGCAGTGCGAACATGCGACGGAGCATCAACGGCCTCCTTGAACTGGACGGGGGAAGGGGAACACGTGAGGACTCACGAGGGAAACGGCCCATTGGATAAAGATACGAGGGGGACATGGGGAAGTTCCACGGGAAAACGAGTGGGCGCCGTCAGGCACTGAGGCGGAGGATCTCCACCAGCATCGCGACGGCCCGCTCCATGTCCTCGACGTGGATGTGCTCGTCGAGCGAGTGCTCGAGGCGCGCGCCGATACCCACGACGCCCATTTCGATGCCGTGGTTGTTGTAGATCGACGCATCGGTGAATCCGCACACGAGCGCCGGCTTCGCTTGGATACCGAGCGTGGCCAGGGCCTGCTGCGCCGTCCGCACCGTCCACGCATCGTCCGCGATGAACGATGCCTGACAGAGGTTGTTGACTTCGACCGTGACCTCGGCACCGACGCTCTCGACTTCACGGCGGATGGCGCGCACCATCTCGTCGGCCACGGCCTGGCCCTTGTCATGTGTGAGGCTGCGGCACTCGGCGGCGAAGGTGCATGAACCGGGCACGCCGTTGCGGATCATCCCGCCGTGGATGATGCCCACGTTGGCCGTCGTTTCGTGATCGAGACGGCCGATCCTGAGCGCAGCGATTGCCTTCGCGGCGGCCTGGATCGCGTTGATGCCCTTCTCCGGCTCCATGCCCGCGTGCGCAGCCTTGCCCTTGATGGTGACGTCGATGGCGAAGTACGACGGCCCGCCCGTGATGATGGTGTCGAGCGTGTCGTTGTCGAGCAGGAATCCGCGCGTTGCGCTGATCTGGCTGAAGTCCAGGTTCTTGACGCCGATGAGACCGACCTCCTCCTGCCGAGAGATCGCGATCTCGATGGGCGGCCGCTTGGGCGCGATGCGCAGCGCTTCGAGCATCTCGGCGATGCCCGCCTTGTCATCCGATCCGAGGATCGTCTGGCCGCTCGAACGGATCACGCCGTCGGAGAGCACCGGTTCGATCCCCTTGCCGGGTTTCACCGTGTCTCCATGACACGACAGGAGGATGGGGTCAGCCTCGCTCTTCCTCGCCTGCAGCTTCGCGATGAGGTTGCCGTACGCGTCGAGGTGCGCACGGGCGCCGATCTCCTCGAGCCGCGGCAGCAGCCACGCCATGAAGCGCGATTCGTCGCCCGATTCACTGTCGACGCGCACCATGTCCATGAACTGCGCGACCATCCGTTCCGTGTCCATCGACGTACCAAAGCGGTCCTGTAGCGCCATTCGTCACCTCCACCCTGCGACGGTCCTTTTGCCCTGAACATAGCACGCCGGATGATTTCCGGACACACGGCTGAGTTTCCTGTATGCGCGAGTCATTGTAGATGGGACTTAATCGAGCTAAGACCTAAGGAATCCCCACACCGACGGGGTGGCATGGATCTGGCTCGTGCATCCGCCCAGGTTCGCCAGAAACACATTTCAGGAGGTGCGGATGCAGGCTCGCTCGCTGCGTACAGCGCGGGTGGCCTCGGTGCTGCTCGGCGTCTGTCAGTTCATCATCGGCCTTCTCGCGGCAGCGCCATCGCTTGCCGCCGAGCCGCCCGGCAACGCGCCGCCTGCGGTCGTCGCGTCACCGTCAAGCCCGGTGCCCTACGCGGCGATCATCGACAAGGCGGCCGCCCGCCTGGGCGTTGACCCCAGGCTGGTGCGCGCGGTGATCCAGGTGGAATCCGGATTCCAGGCTACCGCGCTCTCACCGCAGGGCGCGATGGGCCTCATGCAGTTGATGCCCGGCACCGTGAAGCGCTACGCGGTCGTCGATCCGTTCGACCCGCGCGCCAACGTCGAGGCGGGGATCAGGCATCTCAAGTCGCTGCTCGATCGGTTCGATCTCTCACTGGCTCTCGCCGCGTATCACGCGGGAGAAACGGCGGTCGATCGCTTCGGCGGCATGCCCCCGTATCGCGAAACCCGCACCTACGTCAGCCAGGTCCTCCGATTGATGAGCGGTTCGACGCCAGACTGATTCGACAGCGCGCCGACGCGCACGGCCCTCCCCACCGGTGTTCTGCTACAATCCGTGGCCGGCACGCCTTCTCGACGAGCGACCCAGCCATGGATGATGTGCGGTCTGACCAGACGCTGCGCGCACTGCTCGACCTCGCCCCGGTGACAATCGCACGATTCGATCCCGGCGGGCGTTTCCTCTACGCCAACCGGGCCTGCGCGGCGCTCCTGGGCCTCGAGACCGGCCAGATCGTCGGGAGGACCATTCGCGAGCTCATCGCGCCGGCGTCGGTGGCGACCGTCTGGGAGCAGCACGTCGTACGCGTCATGGACACTGGGAGCACGATCGATGTCGAAGTCGTGGTTTCCCACGAGCCACGGCGAATCTATCGCACCCACTTCGTGCCTGAGCAAGGGGCCGATGGCCGACCGATCGCGGTGTTGGCGTACGCGACGGACGTCACGGAACGCAAGGCCGCCGACGAAGCCGTGCGGTTGTCGGAAGAGAAGTTCGCGAAGGCGTTCCACGCGACCCCGGATGCCATCAACATCAACCGGCTGTCCGACGGCTTGTTCGTCGACATCAACCCGGGCTTCCAGGCGCTGACCGGATATGCCAGGGATGAGGTGATCGGGCGGACGTCTGCTGACGTCAATATCTGGGCCGACCCGGCTGACCGCGATCGGCTCGTGGCGCACCTGGCGCGTGACGGCCAGATGAACGACCTGAAGGCGCCATTCCGCCTGCGGAGTGGCACCGTCCGCGTGGGAATCATGTCGGCCCGCGTGATCACGCTCGACGGCGAACCGCACATCATCTCCGTGACGCGCGACATTCACGATCGTGAGCAAGCTGAAGAGACGCTGCGCCAGCAGGTCGAGGAACTGGCGGCGCTGGCCGCGCTGGGACAGGCGGTCAACGCCACGCTGTCCCTCGACCAGACCATCGTGGCCGCGCTCGACGGCATGTGCCGCGCTGTGAACCCGGACGTCGCGTTCTTCTTCCTGCGAGAGGATGACGGTCTCGTCCTGAAGCACGTGATGCCGGGATCGTCCCGCGCGCGTTTGGGCACGATTCCCGACCATCGTGTCGGCGAGTGCATGTGCGGGCTGGCGGTGAAGGAGAAGCGGTCGCTCTACTCGGCAGACATCTTCGGCGACCCGCGATGTACGTGGGAGGAGTGCAAGCGGGCCGGGATGCGTTCATTCGCGGCGCTGCCGCTGATCAACGGCGACGACGTCATCGGTATCGTGGGACTGGCGTCGGACACCTCACGCGACTTCGAGGGCCGGGCGCGGTTTCTCGAGACGATGACCGGTCAGATCTCGGTCGCGCTCGCCAACGCCCGGCTGTACGACGAGGTGCACCGCGAGCTTGCCGATCGCCAGCGCGCCGAGGCCGAGCAGGGCCGGCTGCAGGCGCAGTTGCTCCAGGCACAGAAGATGGAATCGGTGGGGCGTCTGGCCGGCGGCGTTGCCCACGATTTCAACAACATGCTCAGCGTCATCCTGGGCCACGCCGAACTCGCCGCCGACACGACGGGATCAGAGGCCATCAACGAACATCTCGAGCAGATCCTGTCGGCTGGCCGCCGCTCGGCTGACCTGACGCGTCAACTCCTCGCCTTCGCCCGCAAGCAGGCCATCAGTCCAAGGGTCCTCGATCTCAACGACACCATGTCGGGCATGCTGAAGATGCTCCAGCGCCTGATCGGCGAGGAAATCGCACTCGTCTGGAGGCCCGGGCCGAGTCTCTGGCCAGTGGTGATCGATCCGTCCCAGGTCGATCAGATCCTCGCAAACCTCGTCGTCAACGCGCGCGACGCGATGGACGGCGTGGGCACGCTGGCCATTGAGACCGCCAACACGGTCATCGACGAGGCGTACGGCGCAGACCCTGTCGAGTGCAGCCCCGGCGAGCACGTGCTGCTGGCTGTGAGCGACACCGGCGCAGGCATGACGCGCGAAGTGCTCGACCACATCTTCGAACCGTTCTTCACGACGAAGGCGTCCGGGGAGGGCACCGGCCTGGGATTGTCCACCGTGTACGGGATCGTGAGGCAGAACAACGGGTTCATCAACGCCTACAGCGAGCCCGGGGCCGGTACGACCATGAAGATCTGGCTGCCGCGCGCCGCGACGGCCGCAGCGCTCGATCGATCGGGCGCGACGGCGGTCACGCCGACGGGCACGGAGACGATTCTGCTCGTCGAGGACGAAGACGCGGTGCTCGAATTGGGCCGCTCGATGCTGACGCGGCTCGGCTACCGTGTGCTGGCCGCCCGTTCGCCGCTGCAGGCCGTCCAACTGATCGCCGAGCTCGGTGGGTCGATTGATCTGCTCATCAGCGACGTGGTGATGCCGGAGATGAACGGCCGCGAACTGGCGGCGCGCCTGACGCTGAGCCTGCCGTCGCTGCGGTGCCTCTTCGTGTCCGGCTATACCGGCGACATCATCTCGCACCGTGGCGTACTCGACGGAAGCGTGCATTTCCTGCAGAAACCGTTCTCGCTCCCGGCGCTCGCGCAGGCCGTCCGCCGCGCCTTGGGCGACTAGCCGCCTACCCACCCGCCCGTCTGGCCCACCGCAGCTTGGCGGCGGTCGCACGCGGGTTCGCCCGGCACTCCTCGGGGCTCGGACGCGCCGGCTCGTCGGCGATGGCCGTGTACCAACCTCCCCGCAGACCTGCCTGGAACGCCTTCTTCACGCGCCGGTCTTCGCCCGAGTGAAACGTGATGATGGCCACGCGCCCGTTTTCGAGAAGGCACTGTGGCAGGTGACGGAGGAGCGTGTCGAGCGCACTGAACTCGTCGTTCACCGCGATGCGCAGCGCCTGGAAGACCCGGCGCACACTGTTTTCGCGCGCCTCGTCGGAGACCTGCGGCAGCGCCCGGCGAATGGCGTCGGCCAGCGTCGTCGTCTGCTCGATGAGCCGACCGGCCAGCGCGTCGGCCAACGTGTCGGCATGCGGTTCGTCGGCGCCCTCCAGGAGCAGGGCTGCCAGTCGATCGCGGCTCGTCCGCTGCAGCAGCTCGGAGGCCGATAGGCCACGCGCAGGATTCATGCGCATATCGAGCGGCCCGGCCGCCTTCACGGAGAATCCGCGGTCCGGTGTGTCGAGTTGCATCGACGACACGCCAAGGTCGGCCAGGACGGCGTGCGCCCCCGCCAGGCCTTCTGCGGCGAGGACCTGCGGCAGGCCAGCGAAGTTCGAGCGCCGCGTGACGAACGCCTCGGGGCCGTGGCCAAGGGCACGCATCCGCGCTTCGGTCCGCGGCAATTCCACCGGGTCCACATCGAGGCCCAGCAGCTTCCCGCCAGGTGCAAGCCGCGCGAGGATCGCCCGGGCGTGGCCGCCGTACCCGAGCGTGCAGTCGACGGCCGTCTCGCCGGCCTTCGGCGCGAGCGCCTGCAGCACCTCGTCGACGAGCACGGCCACGTGCGCGCCGGCCGGTGTCTTCCCCGAGGCACGCACCCTGGCCACCGTCTCCGGATATTTCTCGGGGGACAGTTCCTTGTACTTCTCGTGGAACCGGCGCGGATGGGTGCCGCGGTACCGTGGGCGACGCCGATGAGGCGTGGAGGATTCGTCCGTCACAGCTCGTCGTACTTTCGGTTCGAGCCCCGGGCCTTCTCCACCGGATACCGCACCTCGTTCTGGCGGAGCTTCCTGCGCATGGCAGCCGCGAGGTCAATCTTGGAGTTGTCGGCGAGCTCGAAGAGGAGAATCGCGACGTCTGCGATCTCCGATTCGATCTCCGAACGGTGGTCCACGATGCGGCGGTTCGACTGGTCGGGATCCTGCCAGACGAAGTGCTGGAGCAGTTCGCCCGCCTCAGCCGTGATGGCAACGGCCAACTCCTTCGGGTTGTGGAACTGCTTCCAGTCGCGCGCGTCGCGAAACGCGCGAATCTCCGCGGTCAGGGCGTCGATCGTGGTGGGCATGGGAGCGATCCTAACACCGCACGTCCACCAGCCTGGTTCGGCGGTGCCGTTCTGGTAGAATCGCGCCGGATACCATTTTGGGACAGACGCTCGCGCACGACGTCATCGAGTCGAAGCCGGGCGAGGGCGGAATGGGTGTCGTCTGCCGGGCTCGCGACACGCGACATGGCCGACCGGTGCCGGCTGTTCTCTACGTGCCGCCCGACGTCGCAAGGCTCGTCCATCCCCCGGCTGCTCCTCCGCCCGTCTCGTCATCACCCTCGCCCCGAGGAGAGACGTCATGACGCTCCGTTTGTCCATGGTCCTGTCCGTGGTCGTCGCGGCCGCGCTCTCCGGTCAATCCCGGCCCACGACCATGGAAGAGATGCACAAGCTGCATCAAGACTCGAAGGCCTACATCGCGGTGCTGGAGGACCCGGCACGCGACGCGTACCAGAAGCCGCACGAGGTGGTGATGGCGCTCGGCCTGAAGGAGGGTTCGCGCGGCACGCCGGCGCGACCGGGCGTGTCTATGCCATCGACGTCAGCCCGGAGATGATCCTGCACCTCAATCGCCGAATCAGGGACCTGAGCCTCGACAACGTCCGGACGATCCTCTCCCCGCCGGACGATCCCCTGCTGCCGGCCGCGTCGGTGGACCTCGTATTCATCTGCGACACCTGGCACCACATCGATCAGCGCCCGCACTATTTGGCGCTCCTCCGCAAGGTCCTCAGGTCCGGCGGTCAGATAGCCATCGTCGACTACCAGAAGCAGGACACACCGGGCGGCCCGCCGATGGACATGCGCCTCTCACGCGAGGACGTGCAAAAGGAGTTCGAGCAGGGCGGCTTCCGCATGGTCAAGGAGCATTCGTTCCTGCCGTATCAGTACTTCGTGGTGTTCGCGCCAGCGCCGAAACCGAAGTAAAGTCCCCAGGGTGCAGGGGCGGAGGGTGTGATGAAGCAGATTCGTCGAGGCGCGCTGCTGGGGCTGTTGGCAGGTGCGGTGGTCGGCGTCGGCGCGCAGGGGCCCGGGCAGGCGCCCGGCGGCCCGCGTGAAGGCGCATATCTCTATCGGTTCTCGATGCTCCAGGCCGCGCCCGGTCGGCTGGTCGATCTCATCGACGCACTCGTGAAGCAGGCCCCGCTCGTTGCCGCAAGCGGTGACGAACTGCCCTTCATCGTCCGGCACTCACAGGGCGACCATTGGGACCTGCTCGTCGTGTATCCGATGGGCAGCCTCGCCGAGTTCTACGGCCGTGACCGCGTGGCCAGACGCGCGGCGGTGGCCGGCACGGGCGGCAGCGATCCGACAACGCTCGCCCGCCAAGTCCGTGCAATGTTCTCGTGGCAGGAAGATCTGTTTGTCGCGGGTCCGCCCGTCGAGGCATTCCGGGCGAACGTAAGCGGAATGGGACTGCTGCATTTCGAGATGATGCAGGCGCTTCCAGGCCGGTTCGACGATCTCGTCCAGGAGCGACGCATGGAGAATGCCTTCAACGAAGCTCGCGGACGGGGCCAGACGCTCATCTTCACGCGTGAACAGGGTGCGGCGTGGGACGTGGTGACACTGGGGGCCTACCGGAACTGGCGACACTATGCCGAGAGTGAAACCATCCCACCGGAACTCGCCGAGCAGGCGGCCCGCAAAGCCGGATTCGCCGGCGTCGACCTCGTCGGGCCCTACATGCGGACGCTCATCTCGACGCACCGGGATACCTTGGGGCCGCCGGTCCCGGCGCCCGGACGATAGCCGTTGGCCCCGGTACCAGGACCCGCCGGACGAACGCCCTGCCGACAGCGTCGTCGCGTGTGTTGGCAATAGCGCGGGTGCTTACGCCGTCCGGCGAGCGAGTGCAAAGAGCGACGTACCGCTTCTCGCGCGCCCGCTAAGGGTCAGCTTGGTCTCGGCCTTTGCGATCGCAGCGAACGCCCACGAAAGTGGAGGTCGTGGCGCTCTGACGTAACGCTCGTAGATGGCATCCGGACGCTCACCAACGTGACCCTTGCGACGCCTCCGCTGCCACCGCAGGAGCGGGACGAACGTCCGCCCCCACCAGAGCATCTCTTGGACTTCCAGCCCGGTGCCTTCGCATGCGCGGCGCAGCATTGTCTCGTCGTACCGTCTCCGATGCCCCTGCACCTCGTCGAATTCCGAGAACAGTTCCTGGAGTGCAGGAACGCTCAGCACGACCAGGCCGCCGATCTTCGCCAGGGCCGCCACGTTGGCAACGGCCGACCGGTCATCATCGATGTGTTCGATGACGTCGAGCGCAAGCACGGCATCGAACCTGGGGTGATTCTGCGGCGGCTTCTTCGTGAGGTCCGCCAGAATCAGGCGGCGCGCCCGTTGGTCGAGACGTTCGAGTGCCCGGGTCGAGACGTCGAGGCCCGTCGCGCTGAACCGACGACGCTCCAAAGCAGCCAGCGTGACACCCCATCCACATCCGGCGTCCAGGACGTCGGCCGGCGGCATCACGAACGCACGGTCCAGCAAGGCGAGGGTGAGCCGCGCGCGCGCCTGCCACCAGGGATGTCGCTCGATCTCGCCGGCGAGGCGGACGAGCATCTCCTCGTCCATGCCTGCGCCTGCATCACCGACCGACCAGCGCTCGATCATGATGGCCGTGGCCCGGACGGTGGGATTGAAGCGTCCCGACCGGTCGAAATCACGCCGGTCCGCCTGACATCGGCAGTGATGTAGCCCGGCCGTCCCTTGGCTTCCAGGAAGATCCTCCGCAGATACTCGCCGATGATGCCGAGGCTGAGGAGTTGCACGGACGCCATCACCAAAACGACGATCATGAGGCTGGCCCAGCCCGGCGGCGTCGTCTTCATGACGAAGAACCCGGCGAGCGCCCACGCAATCAGCACGACCGACACGGCGGCAAACACCAGGCCGCAGTAGGTTGCGATCAACAGGGGACGGCCGCTGAAGCCGACGAGTCCATCGAGCGCGAGGTGCACGAGGCGGCGGAGTGTGTACTTGGGCCGACCTCGGAAGCGTTCCGCGCGCGGACACTCGACGCCCACCTGACGGAAGCCAACGAATGCCCTCAGGCCGCGGACAAACCGGTTCCGTTCCGGCAGGCTGCGGAGCGCAACCACGACCCGGCGGTCCATCAGCGAGAAGTCGCCACTGTCGAGCGGGATCTCCAGTTCGCTCACCCACCGCAGCAATCGATAGAAGGCGCGGTACGCCATTCGCTTGAGGAGGGATCCCTGCCGTCTCGAGCGGACCGCGTAGACGACGTCCGCGCCTGATCTCCACGCTGCCAACAGGCGGGGGATCGCCTCGGGCTCGTCCTGCAGATCGCCGTCCATGACAACCGTGGCCCGCGCTTCGGCGTGCTCGAGGCCGGCGCAAATGGCAGGCTGGTGGCCGAAATTCCTGCTGAGATGAACGACCGTCACCCGGGGATCCGACTCGTGCAGACCGTCCAGCGTCGCGCCGCTGCCGTCGGTGCTACCGTCGTTGACGAAGATGATCTCGTGGGAGGTCGAGGACACGGTGAGGACCGCAGTGAGGCGCCGATACAACTCGGCCAGGTTCTCGCTCTCGTTGAAGACGGGAATGACCACGTCGACCTCCGCCCGATCGCGCTCACTCATCGGCCGACTCCCTTTGCGGGCACCGACCCGGCGGGCCCGGAGGCGGAACGGAGGAGCACCAACTTCGGTGCTCCCACGTCTACTGCCCAAAATCGCAGCGCCGTCACGTCAGGTCCGCAGGATGCGGTCCCGCTCCACCCGTAGTTGATGCCGGGTGAGGCGTTCAATGCGGCCGCCGCGTCGGGCCGCGACTGGGACGGGAACAGCACCGTGCAGGCGACGTCGCGCCCATTGGCGGTTCGCGCCGTCACCAGTACCGTATCACACGCCTCCTGCCGCCCCGGCAGGTAGCACCATCCGGCCGCCGCTACTCCGCCCCCGGCCTGCGGGACGACCGTGTCGACCCAGCCGACATCCTGCCTGAGCGATTCGTCGCGCGCCACGGCCGACAGGTCGCGGAACAACGGGGGACGGACGTACCCACGGTGGTCGAGCCATCGTCCGAGCCAACGCGTGGAACCGTCCGAACTGCCGTACCAAATGAGACGCTTGATATCCGGCTGGGGAGTCACATCGATCAGCCAGAGCGCTGCCTTCGCTTGCAGTCGTTCGGTGTGGAGCT encodes:
- a CDS encoding M20/M25/M40 family metallo-hydrolase gives rise to the protein MALQDRFGTSMDTERMVAQFMDMVRVDSESGDESRFMAWLLPRLEEIGARAHLDAYGNLIAKLQARKSEADPILLSCHGDTVKPGKGIEPVLSDGVIRSSGQTILGSDDKAGIAEMLEALRIAPKRPPIEIAISRQEEVGLIGVKNLDFSQISATRGFLLDNDTLDTIITGGPSYFAIDVTIKGKAAHAGMEPEKGINAIQAAAKAIAALRIGRLDHETTANVGIIHGGMIRNGVPGSCTFAAECRSLTHDKGQAVADEMVRAIRREVESVGAEVTVEVNNLCQASFIADDAWTVRTAQQALATLGIQAKPALVCGFTDASIYNNHGIEMGVVGIGARLEHSLDEHIHVEDMERAVAMLVEILRLSA
- a CDS encoding lytic transglycosylase domain-containing protein, with the protein product MQARSLRTARVASVLLGVCQFIIGLLAAAPSLAAEPPGNAPPAVVASPSSPVPYAAIIDKAAARLGVDPRLVRAVIQVESGFQATALSPQGAMGLMQLMPGTVKRYAVVDPFDPRANVEAGIRHLKSLLDRFDLSLALAAYHAGETAVDRFGGMPPYRETRTYVSQVLRLMSGSTPD
- a CDS encoding PAS domain S-box protein; this encodes MDDVRSDQTLRALLDLAPVTIARFDPGGRFLYANRACAALLGLETGQIVGRTIRELIAPASVATVWEQHVVRVMDTGSTIDVEVVVSHEPRRIYRTHFVPEQGADGRPIAVLAYATDVTERKAADEAVRLSEEKFAKAFHATPDAININRLSDGLFVDINPGFQALTGYARDEVIGRTSADVNIWADPADRDRLVAHLARDGQMNDLKAPFRLRSGTVRVGIMSARVITLDGEPHIISVTRDIHDREQAEETLRQQVEELAALAALGQAVNATLSLDQTIVAALDGMCRAVNPDVAFFFLREDDGLVLKHVMPGSSRARLGTIPDHRVGECMCGLAVKEKRSLYSADIFGDPRCTWEECKRAGMRSFAALPLINGDDVIGIVGLASDTSRDFEGRARFLETMTGQISVALANARLYDEVHRELADRQRAEAEQGRLQAQLLQAQKMESVGRLAGGVAHDFNNMLSVILGHAELAADTTGSEAINEHLEQILSAGRRSADLTRQLLAFARKQAISPRVLDLNDTMSGMLKMLQRLIGEEIALVWRPGPSLWPVVIDPSQVDQILANLVVNARDAMDGVGTLAIETANTVIDEAYGADPVECSPGEHVLLAVSDTGAGMTREVLDHIFEPFFTTKASGEGTGLGLSTVYGIVRQNNGFINAYSEPGAGTTMKIWLPRAATAAALDRSGATAVTPTGTETILLVEDEDAVLELGRSMLTRLGYRVLAARSPLQAVQLIAELGGSIDLLISDVVMPEMNGRELAARLTLSLPSLRCLFVSGYTGDIISHRGVLDGSVHFLQKPFSLPALAQAVRRALGD
- the rsmH gene encoding 16S rRNA (cytosine(1402)-N(4))-methyltransferase RsmH, which translates into the protein MTDESSTPHRRRPRYRGTHPRRFHEKYKELSPEKYPETVARVRASGKTPAGAHVAVLVDEVLQALAPKAGETAVDCTLGYGGHARAILARLAPGGKLLGLDVDPVELPRTEARMRALGHGPEAFVTRRSNFAGLPQVLAAEGLAGAHAVLADLGVSSMQLDTPDRGFSVKAAGPLDMRMNPARGLSASELLQRTSRDRLAALLLEGADEPHADTLADALAGRLIEQTTTLADAIRRALPQVSDEARENSVRRVFQALRIAVNDEFSALDTLLRHLPQCLLENGRVAIITFHSGEDRRVKKAFQAGLRGGWYTAIADEPARPSPEECRANPRATAAKLRWARRAGG
- a CDS encoding nucleotide pyrophosphohydrolase, whose amino-acid sequence is MPTTIDALTAEIRAFRDARDWKQFHNPKELAVAITAEAGELLQHFVWQDPDQSNRRIVDHRSEIESEIADVAILLFELADNSKIDLAAAMRRKLRQNEVRYPVEKARGSNRKYDEL
- a CDS encoding class I SAM-dependent methyltransferase translates to MDVSPEMILHLNRRIRDLSLDNVRTILSPPDDPLLPAASVDLVFICDTWHHIDQRPHYLALLRKVLRSGGQIAIVDYQKQDTPGGPPMDMRLSREDVQKEFEQGGFRMVKEHSFLPYQYFVVFAPAPKPK